From one Gracilinanus agilis isolate LMUSP501 chromosome 5, AgileGrace, whole genome shotgun sequence genomic stretch:
- the LOC123250535 gene encoding LOW QUALITY PROTEIN: splicing factor 3B subunit 2-like (The sequence of the model RefSeq protein was modified relative to this genomic sequence to represent the inferred CDS: inserted 1 base in 1 codon; substituted 3 bases at 3 genomic stop codons), with translation MWVGDSVSLSEEEQPLKLVQQQTALLMQQEEWSQQAAVLLVQEMAKMGSSVPWPPQDLGPISGQAPEGPQVATPVSSPSSGVPIGAPAPSPQGPPPPPGEEEREMDDSSMGPKIPPALEKILQLKEILQEGLISVHDEENMEIDPRTSLGISASETEDDRASFSKKEKKXKRGNHKKKKLHGGTAGHGAASGSLGGPXERVSKPSWHRFSDXPSRDYVTEEPEICEPNFIFFKRIFEAFKLTNAVKKEEPGKLDKMENSAAPKKKGFDEEHKDSDNNSSDVEQKKPKAPKLSKKQLRRMNRFTVAELKQLVARPDVVELHDVTAQDSKLLVHLKATRNSVPVPXTCFKRKYLQGKRGIEKPPFELPDFIKRTGIQEIREALQEKEEQRTMKSKMREKVQPKMGNIDIDYQKLQDAFFKWQTKQKLTIHGDLYYEGKEFETRLKEKQPGDLSDELRISLGMPVGPNADKVPPPWLMAMQQYGPPPSYPNLKIPGLNSPIPQSCSFGYHTGGWGRPPVDETGKPLYGDVFGTNIAEFQTKTEEEIDRTLWRELEPSDEESSEEEEEEEEEEEKSSKDKQDATGLITPADSCLITPGDFSSVPMGMEIPELIELRKKNEKAMDGSETPQLFTVLPEKRTATIGGVIMGSTHVYDLSMVMSWKGPAQELQGVDVALAPEDLELDPMVMTQKYEEHMLKQQTQVEKEDFRDMVAEHAAKQKQKKWKAQPRPQDSQRCSKKYRELKF, from the exons ATGTGGGTGGGTGACTCTGTGAGCCTCTCTGAGGAAGAGCAGCCACTGAAGTTGGTCCAGCAGCAGACTGCCTTGCTAATGCAGCAGGAGGAGTGGAGCCAACAGGCAGCTGTGTTACTGGTGCAGGAAATGGCCAAGATGGGTTCCTCAGTTCCTTGGCCACCACAAGACTTGGGTCCTATTTCGGGTCAGGCCCCAGAGGGTCCTCAAGTTGCAACTCCTGTCAGTTCCCCATCTTCTGGGGTACCTATTGGAGCTCCAGCCCCCAGTCCACAGGGTCCCCCACCTCCaccaggagaagaagaaagagagatggatgaCTCCAGCATGGGTCCCAAGATCCCACCAGCATTAGAGAAGATTCTGCAGCTGAAGGAAATTCTCCAGGAGGGGCTGATATCAGTACATGATGAAGAGAACATGGAGATAGACCCAAGGACATCCCTGGGGATCTCCGCTTCTGAGACTGAGGATGATAGGGCATCTttctctaaaaaggaaaaaaaatgaaagagagggaACCACAAGAAAAAGAAGCTCCACGGTGGGACAGCAGGGCATGGTGCTGCCTCTGGGAGCCTGGGGGGGCCATGAGAAAGAGTCTCCAAGCCCTCATGGCACAGATTCTCAGACTGACCCAGTAGAGATTATGTGACTGAGGAGCCTGAAATCTGTGAACCCAACTTTATCTTCTTTAAGAGGATTTTTGAAGCTTTCAAGCTGACCAATGCTGTGAAGAAAGAGGAGCCAGGGAAactggacaagatggagaactCCGCAGCCCCCAAGAAGAAGGGCTTTGATGAGGAGCACAAAGACAGTGACAATAATAGCAGTGATGTTGAGCAGAAGAAACCCAAAGCTCCCAAACTCTCTAAGAAGCAGCTCAGGAGGATGAACCGTTTTACTGTGGCTGAGCTGAAGCAGCTGGTGGCCCGGCCAGATGTGGTGGAATTGCATGATGTGACAGCCCAGGACTCCAAGCTATTGGTGCACCTAAAGGCCACAAGGAACTCTGTGCCAGTGC CCACGTGTTTTAAGCGCAAATACCTTCAGGGCAAGCGAGGCATTGAGAAGCCACCTTTTGAATTGCCAGATTTTATCAAAAGAACAGGAATTCAGGAGATTCGAGAGGCTCTccaggagaaggaagaacagagGACCATGAAGTCAAAAATGCGAGAGAAGGTTCAACCCAAGATGGGGAACATTGACATTGACTACCAGAAACTCCAGGATGCCTTCTTCAAGTGGCAGACCAAGCAGAAGTTGACGATTCATGGGGACCTTTACTATGAAGGTAAGGAGTTTGAGACTCGATTGAAGGAGAAGCAGCCAGGAGATTTGTCTGATGAGTTGAGGATTTCTTTGGGGATGCCAGTTGGACCAAATGCTGACAAAGTTCCTCCCCCATGGCTAATGGCTATGCAGCAATATGGACCTCCCCCTTCCTACCCCAACCTGAAGATCCCAGGACTGAATTCTCCCATTCCCCAGAGCTGTTCCTTTGGTTACCATACTGGGGGCTGGGGTAGACCTCCTGTGGATGAGACTGGGAAACCACTCTATGGAGATGTGTTTGGAACCAACATAGCAGAATTTCAGACTAAAACAGAAGAAGAGATTGACCGGACTCTTTGGAGGGAGCTGGAACCTTCTGATGAGGAGTcctcagaggaggaagaggaggaggaggaagaagaggaaaaaagcagCAAAGATAAACAGGATGCAACAGGCTTAATTACCCCTGCAGACAGTTGTCTCATCACCCCTGGGGACTTCTCTTCAGTGCCAATGGGAATGGAGATACCTGAACTGattgaactcagaaaaaagaatgaaaaggctATGGATGGCAGTGAGACACCCCAGCTGTTCACTGTGCTTCCTGAGAAGAGGACAGCCACCATTGGTGGAGTCATAATGGGTTCCACCCATGTTTATGACTTGTCTATGGTGATGAGCTGGAAGGGTCCAGCCCAAGAACTGCAAGGGGTGGATGTGGCCTTAGCCCCAGAAGACTTGGAGCTGGATCCTATGGTGATGACCCAGAAATATGAGGAGCACATGCTCAAACAGCAGACCCAGGTAGAGAAGGAGGACTTCAGAGACATGGTAGCCGAGCATGCTGCCAAGCAGAAGCAAAAGAAGTGGAAGGCTCAGCCTCGGCCCCAAGATAGCCAAAGGTGTAGTAAGAAATACAGAGAATTAAAGTTTTAA